The Xenopus tropicalis strain Nigerian chromosome 2, UCB_Xtro_10.0, whole genome shotgun sequence genome window below encodes:
- the LOC116408777 gene encoding protein kinase C-like, translated as MLRLYCSISAFISEAPDCDAGTSNNSGHIVPNQEQESEPKEDNSTSSSLPSELNISEFGSDVANKIQGAEGPSTSPVEPGSPSLDQFNLGQVLGEGGFGKVFLAEHKNTEVLYAIKALKKEHVLEKGNLDRSVIGERLILVISVSSFLVIFSFICRTVFSFHS; from the exons ATGTTGAGACTATATTGTTCCATTTCTGCTTTCATTTCAGAAGCTCCTGATTGTGATGCTGGCACGTCCAATAACAGCGGACACATTGTTCCCAATCAGGAGCAAGAGTCTGAGCCAAAGGAAGATAATTCCACCTCTTCCAGTCTTCCATCAGAA CTCAACATCTCTGAATTTGGCTCAGATGTTGCCAATAAAATACAGGGCGCAGAAGGACCATCTACCAG ccctGTTGAGCCCGGATCTCCCTCACTTGATCAATTCAACCTGGGTCAAGTGTTGGGAGAAGGAGGATTCGGGAAG GTATTCCTAGCCGAGCACAAGAACACCGAAGTGCTATATGCCATCAAGGCCCTGAAAAAAGAACACGTTTTGGAAAAGGGCAATTTGGACAGGTCAGTGATAGGGGAGAGATTAATATTGGTCATATCTGTGTCATCTTTTCTTGTTATATTCAGCTTTATATGTAGGACAGTTTTCTCTTTTCATAGTTAG
- the LOC116408593 gene encoding serine/threonine-protein kinase N1-like, producing the protein MEYLPGGDMFDFIRSAELEEPDVMFYTACVVLGLEALHQLGIVHRDLKLENLLLDRDGYLKIVDFGLSKDRFGYSDRTNTVCGTRTYMAPEIYLKLGYGMAADWWALGITVYIMLLNNYSLSQLPFNNKDPVEQMSSILYDDIELPEDLSEDASTLIQELLEKDPEFRLGSGDAGAEMIKEHPFFKDMDWDHLLQRRITAPYVLGNEDLESQENPGCQAPALPPTAARIPSELQEAFRGF; encoded by the exons ATGGAATATCTACCTGGAGGTGACATGTTTGACTTCATAAGATCGGCGGAACTAGAAGAACCTGACGTCAT GTTTTACACCGCATGCGTTGTCCTTGGCCTGGAGGCATTACATCAGCTTGGCATTGTCCATAG AGATCTAAAGCTGGAGAATTTGCTGTTGGACCGGGATGGCTACCTTAAGATCGTAGACTTCGGCCTCAGCAAAGACA GATTTGGATACAGCGACCGCACGAACACCGTGTGCGGCACAAGAACATACATGGCCCCTGAGATCTATCTGAAACTTGGATACGGCATGGCCGctgactggtgggccctaggaataACCGTTTACATCATGCTCCT GAATAATTATTCACTTTCTCAGTTACCATTCAACAACAAGGATCCGGTTGAGCAAATGAGTAGCATCCTCTATGATGACATCGAGCTGCCCGAAGACCTATCAGAGGATGCCTCCACTCTAATACAAGAA CTGTTAGAGAAAGATCCTGAATTTCGCCTCGGTTCGGGTGACGCCGGGGCTGAAATGATTAAAGAGCACCCCTTCTTTAAA GATATGGACTGGGACCATCTGTTGCAGAGAAGGATTACGGCTCCATATGTACTGGGCAACGAAGACCTGGAGAGCCAAGAGAACCCTGGATGCCAAGCTCCAGCACTGCCACCAACTGCTGCAAGGATTCCATCAGAGCTGCAAGAGGCATTCAGAGGATTCTGA